The Lewinellaceae bacterium genome has a segment encoding these proteins:
- a CDS encoding glycosyl hydrolase: MKHPVNWLAFLTFTLWVNTVFAQAPDRQGSVFYAPLFNELQWRNVGPFRGGRSVAVSGVPGSPMTYLMGSTGGGLWKTTDGGLKWKNISDNQFNSGSVGAIAVAPSNTDIIYAGMGEHPVRGVMTTHGDGVYRSEDGGKTWKHKGLPDSRHIAAIRIHPEDPNKVFVAVQGAAFGPTEERGIYKSEDGGDSWRKVLYVDETTGAADLSMDIHNPDVMYAGMWDHQRFPWKVRSGGKGSGLYKSDDGGESWHRLYNGLPKEMGKVAISVSPADPNVIYANIEAEKGGVFRSDDAGETWEQVNEERLTIARAWYYTEIFPDPKDKETVYVLNAPMLKSTDGGHTFERITNPHGDQHDLWINPENPQNMILANDGGACITFNGGESWSSQSNQPTGQFYRVIADNRVPYYLYGGQQDNSAIAIASRPGVNNTPIDYYSVSGGESAFLAFDPDHPELIYGGSYQGNISVYDHRTKTTKDIMAYPQIGLAGLPKKMKYRFNWNAPIVASPQKPEVIYHAANVVLKTENKGQSWEAISTDLTRNDPQKQGRGGGPFTNEGAGGENYNTISYLACSPRDYGELWVGTDDGLVHLTRNDGESWTEITPPQVGEALINCIEVSPHRQGAAYVVATKYKFNKLTPMVYYTEDYGVNWKEITTGIDPEHFVRVVREDPVEPGILYAGTEGGLYISIDFGQKWHRFQLNLPVCPINDLCIKDNDLIAATSGRGFWILDDLSAIQQSRNKLFSKKMILFQSSPVTLQNLPALKKEESVKKYASNGMIIDYYLPNHIDSTTEIRLEILDMNGYLLRTYVNKKDVEYTEYEGGPPAKQQLPSQKGINRFYWDFRRETLAGVTDLFMMGDYRGSLVAPGKYRVRLSNGKEQQEVVMEVLPDPTLQVSSDDYLSQQEVLTSVDETVNKIHQSVNSLMTINTQLDNLINYLQNVEGTESLVKIGKNVSLKMDNLINNLVQPQQETYQDVINFENSLDAELINLRTRAESHDPRISLGIKQRLQDLLEQWQMYEAAMESILQVDIVEFNELYREKGIPALIVPVGKASNP; the protein is encoded by the coding sequence ATGAAGCACCCAGTTAACTGGCTTGCATTTTTGACATTTACCCTATGGGTAAATACTGTCTTTGCTCAAGCACCTGATCGCCAGGGTTCAGTTTTTTATGCCCCCCTGTTTAATGAACTCCAATGGCGAAACGTTGGCCCTTTCAGAGGGGGGCGAAGTGTTGCAGTTTCCGGAGTGCCCGGAAGCCCGATGACCTATTTGATGGGCAGTACGGGCGGCGGGTTATGGAAAACGACTGATGGTGGCCTGAAATGGAAGAACATTTCAGACAATCAATTCAATAGCGGTTCTGTCGGGGCCATTGCCGTGGCTCCTTCCAATACAGATATTATTTACGCAGGCATGGGCGAACATCCCGTTCGTGGGGTGATGACGACCCATGGCGACGGAGTTTATCGTTCTGAGGACGGTGGAAAAACCTGGAAACATAAGGGGCTCCCCGATTCACGACATATCGCCGCCATTCGAATTCATCCTGAAGATCCCAATAAAGTTTTTGTAGCCGTTCAGGGTGCAGCCTTCGGACCTACTGAGGAAAGAGGCATTTACAAATCTGAAGACGGCGGAGATTCCTGGCGAAAAGTATTGTATGTTGATGAAACAACAGGAGCCGCCGACCTGAGCATGGACATCCATAATCCTGATGTCATGTATGCCGGCATGTGGGATCATCAAAGATTCCCCTGGAAAGTAAGGAGTGGAGGCAAGGGATCTGGATTGTATAAATCGGATGACGGGGGCGAAAGCTGGCACCGTTTGTATAATGGACTGCCTAAAGAAATGGGCAAAGTAGCCATATCGGTATCTCCCGCAGATCCAAACGTCATTTATGCCAATATTGAGGCAGAAAAAGGAGGCGTCTTTCGTTCAGATGACGCGGGTGAAACCTGGGAACAGGTGAATGAAGAACGTTTGACAATAGCCAGGGCATGGTACTATACCGAGATCTTCCCTGACCCGAAAGACAAAGAAACCGTTTACGTACTCAACGCCCCTATGCTGAAGTCCACTGACGGAGGACATACTTTTGAGCGTATCACCAATCCGCATGGCGATCAGCACGATCTTTGGATCAACCCGGAGAATCCTCAAAATATGATCCTCGCCAATGATGGAGGAGCCTGCATCACCTTTAACGGGGGCGAAAGCTGGTCTTCTCAATCCAACCAGCCAACAGGACAATTTTACCGGGTGATCGCCGACAACCGGGTCCCCTACTACCTTTATGGCGGTCAGCAGGACAATTCTGCCATTGCCATTGCCAGCCGGCCCGGAGTAAATAATACCCCTATTGATTATTATAGTGTTTCAGGGGGAGAAAGTGCCTTCCTGGCTTTTGATCCTGATCATCCGGAATTGATTTACGGCGGCAGCTACCAGGGCAACATTTCCGTTTACGACCATCGCACGAAAACCACCAAAGATATTATGGCCTATCCGCAGATCGGATTGGCCGGGTTGCCCAAAAAGATGAAATACCGCTTCAATTGGAACGCTCCGATAGTCGCTTCTCCCCAAAAACCGGAGGTGATCTATCACGCGGCCAACGTAGTCTTAAAAACAGAAAACAAAGGGCAAAGCTGGGAGGCCATAAGTACTGATCTTACCCGGAATGACCCTCAAAAACAAGGTCGGGGCGGTGGCCCTTTCACCAATGAGGGTGCGGGGGGAGAAAATTACAACACCATCAGTTATTTGGCTTGTTCGCCCCGGGATTACGGAGAATTGTGGGTGGGCACCGATGACGGACTGGTGCACCTCACCAGAAATGACGGGGAGTCCTGGACGGAAATTACCCCTCCTCAAGTTGGAGAGGCCCTTATCAATTGTATTGAAGTTTCTCCGCACCGGCAAGGAGCTGCTTATGTAGTAGCCACAAAATACAAGTTCAACAAACTCACCCCCATGGTGTATTATACAGAGGACTACGGGGTAAACTGGAAAGAAATCACTACCGGAATTGACCCTGAACATTTTGTCAGGGTAGTGAGAGAAGATCCTGTTGAACCCGGCATCCTCTATGCCGGAACTGAAGGAGGGCTTTACATTTCCATCGATTTTGGTCAAAAATGGCATCGGTTTCAACTCAACCTGCCGGTCTGCCCAATAAACGATCTTTGTATTAAAGACAATGACCTGATTGCAGCTACCTCGGGGCGCGGCTTCTGGATATTGGATGACCTGAGTGCCATTCAACAAAGCAGGAACAAGTTGTTCAGCAAAAAAATGATCCTCTTCCAATCCTCTCCGGTAACCCTTCAAAATTTACCGGCACTGAAAAAGGAAGAATCCGTTAAGAAATACGCCTCCAACGGTATGATCATTGATTATTACCTGCCCAATCACATAGATTCCACCACCGAGATCCGGCTGGAAATTTTGGACATGAATGGTTACCTGCTGAGAACATACGTCAATAAAAAAGATGTGGAATATACCGAATACGAAGGAGGGCCTCCGGCAAAACAGCAGTTGCCTTCCCAAAAGGGCATCAACCGCTTTTACTGGGATTTTCGGAGAGAAACGCTTGCCGGAGTCACGGATCTTTTTATGATGGGCGATTACCGCGGCAGCCTGGTTGCACCGGGCAAGTATAGGGTCAGGTTGTCGAATGGAAAAGAGCAACAGGAAGTCGTAATGGAAGTTTTGCCTGATCCAACCCTCCAGGTGTCTTCAGACGATTATTTGTCTCAGCAGGAAGTGTTGACCTCGGTGGACGAAACCGTGAATAAAATTCATCAATCCGTGAATTCCCTGATGACCATCAATACACAACTGGACAACCTGATCAATTACCTTCAAAATGTGGAAGGCACGGAATCCCTGGTGAAAATAGGAAAAAATGTTTCTCTGAAAATGGATAACCTGATCAACAACCTGGTGCAACCCCAGCAGGAAACCTACCAGGATGTCATCAATTTTGAGAATAGCCTGGATGCAGAACTGATTAACCTCCGTACACGGGCCGAAAGCCATGACCCCCGGATCTCGCTGGGCATTAAACAAAGGTTACAGGACCTGTTGGAGCAATGGCAAATGTATGAAGCAGCCATGGAATCCATCCTGCAGGTGGACATCGTTGAGTTTAATGAGTTGTATCGTGAGAAAGGGATCCCGGCGTTGATCGTGCCGGTAGGTAAGGCGAGTAATCCGTAA
- a CDS encoding ABC-F family ATP-binding cassette domain-containing protein — protein sequence MNYLTLEQVSKSYGEKVLFDHIDLTINKGQKVALVAKNGEGKSTLLRVIGGKESPEGENCKLMLRRGISIGFLEQEPEFYEENTVLEAVLDSDNPLIQATKRYEFALLNPGDTKEMMAASAKMDDLKAWDFEARIKEVLFKLNITGLDQTIKTMSGGQKKRLALAKLIIDEPEFLILDEPTNHLDLDMIEWLEEYLSKQNMTILMVTHDRYFLELVCNQIVELDRGKVFKYSGNYSEFLQKKAVRHENESTEMEKNRKLLKKELEWVNRMPKARGTKAKSRVDAFFDLKEKSSNKIDRSEVQIEIKGQRLGKKILEAHYINKSFGDLKIVENFDYKFKKEEKVGIVGPNGVGKSTFMGLLTKEIRPDTGKIVVGENTVFGYYSQDGILLEEDKRVIEVIRNIAEYIPLENGRKLTAEQALEQFLFDRKKQQVYVSKLSGGERRRLYLLTVLMKNPNFLILDEPTNDLDIITLNILEEFLLAFPGCVIIVSHDRYFLDKLADHLFIFEGNGKIRDFNGNYTDYREQQKQALTEQRKLAEKTDKPKTASAQDQKPGLTYEQRKQLSRLEKQLSKLEEQKEAIEAKFTDASITPEEIMKLAKELDTLKSTIEVVELEWMELVELGE from the coding sequence GTGAATTACCTAACACTGGAGCAGGTCTCAAAATCTTACGGAGAAAAGGTCCTTTTTGATCATATTGATCTGACGATCAATAAAGGGCAAAAGGTAGCGCTTGTGGCCAAAAACGGAGAGGGCAAAAGTACCCTCCTTCGGGTCATCGGGGGCAAGGAATCTCCTGAAGGGGAAAACTGCAAATTGATGTTGCGGCGTGGAATAAGCATAGGCTTTTTGGAACAGGAACCTGAGTTTTACGAAGAAAATACCGTACTGGAAGCTGTACTCGACTCCGATAACCCACTCATCCAGGCCACCAAACGTTATGAGTTTGCCTTATTAAATCCGGGAGATACAAAGGAAATGATGGCTGCTTCGGCCAAAATGGATGACCTGAAGGCATGGGATTTTGAAGCCCGGATCAAGGAAGTGCTTTTTAAACTGAATATTACCGGGCTGGATCAAACCATTAAAACCATGTCGGGCGGACAAAAAAAGAGACTCGCCCTGGCCAAGTTGATCATCGATGAACCGGAATTTTTGATCCTCGATGAACCCACCAACCACCTGGATCTGGATATGATCGAATGGCTTGAGGAATACCTCAGCAAACAGAACATGACCATTCTGATGGTCACCCACGACCGGTATTTCCTGGAACTCGTTTGCAACCAGATCGTTGAACTGGACAGAGGAAAAGTTTTTAAATACAGTGGAAACTATTCCGAATTTCTCCAAAAGAAAGCCGTTCGCCACGAAAATGAAAGTACGGAAATGGAGAAAAACCGCAAACTCCTCAAAAAGGAACTGGAATGGGTGAACCGTATGCCTAAGGCGAGGGGCACTAAAGCAAAATCAAGGGTGGATGCTTTTTTTGACCTCAAAGAAAAAAGTTCAAATAAAATCGATCGCAGTGAAGTCCAAATTGAAATCAAAGGACAAAGACTGGGAAAAAAGATCCTGGAAGCCCATTACATCAATAAGTCATTCGGCGACCTGAAGATCGTTGAGAATTTTGATTACAAATTCAAAAAGGAAGAAAAGGTAGGCATCGTCGGTCCCAATGGAGTGGGCAAGTCCACTTTTATGGGATTGCTGACCAAGGAAATTCGCCCGGACACAGGTAAGATCGTGGTGGGAGAGAATACCGTTTTTGGGTATTATTCCCAGGACGGCATTTTACTCGAAGAGGACAAAAGAGTAATCGAGGTCATCCGCAATATTGCAGAATATATTCCCCTGGAAAATGGCCGGAAACTTACCGCAGAACAGGCGCTTGAACAATTCCTTTTTGACCGGAAAAAACAGCAGGTTTATGTCTCAAAATTGAGTGGAGGGGAACGGAGAAGATTGTATTTGTTGACGGTGCTGATGAAAAACCCGAATTTCCTCATTCTCGATGAGCCTACCAACGATCTCGATATCATCACCCTCAATATCCTTGAAGAATTTTTGCTGGCCTTTCCCGGCTGTGTGATCATCGTTTCCCACGACAGGTATTTCCTGGATAAACTGGCGGACCACCTCTTTATTTTTGAAGGAAACGGAAAAATACGCGACTTTAATGGCAATTATACCGATTACCGGGAGCAACAAAAACAGGCATTGACGGAACAGCGTAAATTAGCCGAAAAAACAGACAAACCCAAAACAGCTTCCGCCCAGGATCAAAAACCCGGTCTTACCTACGAACAAAGAAAGCAACTGAGTCGCCTGGAAAAACAGTTGAGTAAACTGGAAGAACAAAAAGAAGCGATAGAAGCAAAGTTTACCGATGCATCCATTACACCTGAGGAAATCATGAAACTGGCCAAAGAACTTGACACCCTGAAATCTACTATCGAAGTGGTGGAATTGGAATGGATGGAATTGGTGGAGCTGGGCGAATAG
- a CDS encoding T9SS type A sorting domain-containing protein encodes MSDVLNIDLDKLPETSITIEVLDINGRLVYRADYDLEVPTIQLDLNSMNLPSGLYLMNVRTGDEVMSKRFVKE; translated from the coding sequence GTGAGTGATGTGTTGAACATTGACCTGGATAAACTGCCAGAAACATCCATCACGATAGAAGTTTTGGATATCAACGGACGCCTGGTTTACCGGGCAGATTATGACCTGGAGGTTCCAACCATACAACTTGACCTGAATAGTATGAACCTTCCTTCCGGATTGTACCTGATGAATGTTCGCACCGGAGATGAAGTGATGAGCAAGCGGTTTGTGAAGGAATAA
- the recA gene encoding recombinase RecA: MADTEKDKAAKLKALELAVDRIEKTYGKGTVMRLGDKQVVEVDSIPSGSLGLDIALGVNGFPKGRIIEIYGPESSGKTTLAIHAIAECQKQGGVAAFIDAEHAFDRTYAEALGVDTDNLLISQPDNGEQALEITENLIRSGAIDIIVVDSVAALVPRSEIEGEMGDSKMGLQARLMSQAMRKLTGSIGRTGCCCIFINQLREKIGVMFGNPETTTGGNALKFYASQRLDIRKSGAAIKDKEGNVIANHVKVKVVKNKVAPPFRVAEFDIVFGVGISKVGEIVDLGVDTDIIGKSGAWYSYQDAKIAQGREGAKQFLEDNPEVAIEIEKKIKEKIMGAPVKRKKDDVEEEESISSNGIE; the protein is encoded by the coding sequence ATGGCAGACACAGAAAAAGATAAAGCAGCCAAATTAAAAGCACTCGAACTTGCCGTTGACCGGATTGAAAAAACTTATGGAAAGGGAACGGTAATGCGCCTCGGCGACAAACAGGTGGTGGAAGTGGACTCCATTCCTTCCGGTTCCCTTGGTCTCGATATTGCTTTAGGCGTAAATGGATTCCCCAAAGGAAGGATAATTGAAATTTATGGCCCTGAGTCTTCCGGAAAAACGACCCTGGCCATCCATGCCATTGCCGAATGCCAGAAACAAGGAGGGGTAGCGGCCTTCATCGACGCGGAACACGCTTTTGACCGAACCTATGCTGAAGCATTGGGCGTAGATACCGATAACCTCCTGATCTCTCAGCCCGATAACGGTGAGCAGGCCCTGGAAATTACCGAGAACCTGATCCGCTCAGGAGCTATTGACATCATCGTTGTCGACTCTGTAGCAGCCCTCGTTCCAAGAAGTGAGATCGAAGGAGAAATGGGGGATTCCAAAATGGGTTTGCAGGCAAGATTGATGTCCCAGGCCATGCGTAAGTTGACGGGAAGTATCGGCCGTACCGGTTGCTGCTGCATTTTCATCAACCAGTTGCGTGAAAAGATCGGTGTCATGTTTGGTAATCCTGAAACGACCACCGGTGGAAACGCCTTGAAATTCTATGCCTCCCAGCGGCTGGACATCCGTAAATCAGGAGCGGCCATTAAAGATAAAGAAGGTAATGTCATCGCCAATCACGTAAAAGTGAAAGTCGTTAAAAATAAAGTAGCTCCTCCCTTCCGTGTTGCGGAATTTGATATTGTTTTCGGAGTGGGCATTTCTAAAGTCGGGGAAATCGTTGATCTTGGAGTAGACACAGACATCATCGGCAAAAGTGGTGCCTGGTACAGCTACCAGGATGCTAAAATTGCCCAGGGACGTGAGGGAGCAAAACAATTCCTTGAAGACAATCCGGAAGTGGCCATCGAAATCGAAAAAAAGATCAAAGAAAAAATAATGGGTGCACCGGTAAAAAGGAAAAAAGACGATGTGGAAGAGGAAGAGTCCATTTCTTCAAACGGAATAGAATAA